One window from the genome of Candidatus Binataceae bacterium encodes:
- a CDS encoding nuclear transport factor 2 family protein encodes MSDRDAVLRANRAFYEAFESLDTEKMEAVWLRDQRIICIHPGWRKLAGWGPVMTSWERIFDNVFEMKFELGEADVLISGDIAVVIVEENLTQRGYDGISRSQVLTTNVFERVGNSWFIVSHHGSPILAPPDDDPPMQ; translated from the coding sequence ATGTCAGATCGTGATGCGGTCCTGCGCGCGAATCGCGCCTTCTACGAAGCGTTCGAGAGCCTCGATACGGAGAAGATGGAGGCGGTGTGGCTGCGCGACCAGCGCATCATCTGCATCCATCCCGGCTGGCGCAAGCTCGCGGGCTGGGGCCCGGTCATGACGAGCTGGGAGCGGATTTTCGACAACGTATTCGAAATGAAGTTCGAGCTCGGCGAGGCCGACGTGCTGATCAGTGGCGATATCGCCGTGGTGATCGTCGAAGAAAACCTGACCCAACGCGGCTACGACGGTATCTCACGTTCGCAGGTGCTCACGACCAACGTCTTCGAGCGGGTCGGCAACTCGTGGTTCATCGTCTCGCATCACGGCTCGCCGATTCTCGCCCCGCCTGACGACGACCCGCCGATGCAGTAA
- the eutC gene encoding ethanolamine ammonia-lyase subunit EutC, which yields MLDLCFCKAQRYLRNGDAQNHERQIQTRTSRLMADFDLLRATTPARLGVGRAGPRYKTGAMLKLRADHARAVDAVLTEVPRDWAKRQGWPEFSSQVESREEYLRFPERGRRLADSEIARLKKIAKKKAARDKRASVLIFVSDGLSSSAVIAHSPAVVAGLTKVLGARCRLLPTIFVRNARVRIEDHLGEILKPDVVCMIVGERPGLLTAESLSAYVIYRPSLKSIEPDRTVISNIHPDGIKPADGSKKIAALIDDILEQRASGARLAALHGGEIPA from the coding sequence ATACTTGATCTCTGCTTTTGCAAAGCACAGCGGTATCTCCGAAACGGAGATGCGCAGAATCATGAACGACAAATCCAAACCAGGACCAGCCGCTTGATGGCGGACTTCGATCTCCTGCGCGCGACGACTCCGGCGCGGCTTGGTGTGGGGCGCGCTGGGCCACGCTATAAGACCGGCGCGATGTTGAAGTTGCGCGCCGATCATGCGCGAGCCGTTGATGCCGTGTTAACAGAAGTGCCGCGGGACTGGGCGAAGCGGCAGGGCTGGCCGGAGTTTTCGAGCCAGGTTGAATCGCGCGAGGAGTACCTGAGATTTCCCGAACGTGGCCGCCGCCTCGCCGATTCCGAGATCGCGCGGCTCAAGAAAATCGCGAAGAAGAAAGCCGCGCGCGACAAGCGCGCCTCGGTGCTGATTTTCGTTAGCGACGGGCTTTCGTCGTCGGCCGTGATTGCGCATTCGCCCGCGGTCGTGGCGGGACTCACGAAAGTACTCGGGGCGCGATGTCGATTGTTACCAACGATCTTTGTCCGCAACGCGCGCGTGCGAATCGAAGATCACCTGGGCGAGATCCTGAAGCCCGACGTCGTTTGCATGATCGTCGGCGAGCGTCCGGGATTGCTCACCGCCGAAAGCCTGAGCGCTTATGTCATCTATCGTCCGTCGCTGAAATCGATCGAGCCCGACCGCACGGTGATCTCGAACATTCATCCCGACGGGATCAAACCGGCTGACGGCTCGAAGAAAATCGCCGCGCTGATCGACGATATTCTCGAGCAGCGTGCCAGTGGCGCCCGCCTGGCCGCGCTTCACGGTGGCGAAATCCCCGCTTGA
- a CDS encoding ethanolamine ammonia-lyase subunit EutB yields KTVGEFREWLLSDETTSAEMAGAGRGITAEIAAAVAKLCTNLDLITLGAKVRVVTRARATIGLASRLSTRLQPNHPRDELDGVAASIYEGLAYGTGDALIGINPAIDEPDNVRRLLDLMASIIERTEVPAQNCVLAHITTQMRALESGAPMDIMFQSLAGTEKGNKGFGITVRMLDEGYKMMREMGRMNAPNLMYFETGQGSELSAGAHEGADQVTLEARCYGLARRYAPLLVNTVVGFIGPEYLYDSKQIIRAGLEDHMMGKLLGVPLGADACYTNHARADQNDCENLATLLAAAGCNYFMAVPMGDDVMLSYQCTSFHDAAALRQVLKLRPAPEFEAWCEDRGILKDGRLTPRAGDPQLVIDGVV; encoded by the coding sequence AAGACGGTTGGCGAGTTTCGCGAGTGGCTGCTCTCCGACGAGACTACGAGCGCCGAGATGGCGGGCGCCGGCCGCGGGATCACGGCTGAGATCGCGGCGGCCGTTGCCAAGCTGTGCACGAATCTCGATCTGATCACGCTCGGCGCGAAGGTTCGCGTCGTCACGCGCGCGCGCGCGACGATTGGCCTCGCGAGTAGGCTCTCAACGCGGCTTCAGCCGAACCATCCGCGCGACGAGCTCGACGGCGTCGCCGCGTCGATTTACGAGGGCCTCGCCTATGGCACGGGCGACGCGCTGATCGGAATCAATCCCGCGATCGACGAGCCCGACAACGTGCGCCGCCTGCTCGATCTCATGGCGTCGATAATCGAGCGCACCGAGGTGCCGGCGCAGAACTGCGTGCTCGCGCATATCACGACCCAGATGCGCGCGCTCGAATCGGGCGCCCCGATGGACATCATGTTCCAGAGCCTGGCCGGGACCGAGAAGGGCAACAAGGGCTTCGGTATCACAGTGCGGATGCTCGACGAAGGCTACAAGATGATGCGCGAGATGGGGAGGATGAACGCGCCCAACCTGATGTACTTCGAAACCGGGCAGGGCTCGGAGCTGTCGGCGGGCGCGCACGAGGGCGCGGACCAGGTAACGCTTGAAGCGCGATGCTACGGGCTCGCGCGGCGCTACGCTCCACTTTTGGTTAACACGGTGGTCGGATTTATCGGTCCCGAGTATCTTTACGACTCAAAACAGATCATCCGGGCCGGCCTCGAGGATCACATGATGGGCAAGCTGCTCGGCGTGCCGCTCGGCGCCGACGCCTGCTACACCAATCATGCGCGCGCCGATCAGAACGATTGCGAGAACCTGGCAACGCTGCTCGCCGCCGCCGGATGCAACTACTTCATGGCGGTGCCGATGGGCGACGACGTGATGCTCTCCTACCAGTGCACGAGCTTTCACGACGCGGCGGCGCTGCGGCAGGTGCTGAAGCTGCGCCCGGCGCCCGAGTTCGAGGCCTGGTGCGAGGACCGCGGCATCCTGAAGGACGGCCGCCTCACTCCGCGCGCCGGCGATCCGCAACTCGTAATCGACGGGGTCGTATGA